In the Candidatus Saccharibacteria bacterium oral taxon 488 genome, one interval contains:
- a CDS encoding non-canonical purine NTP pyrophosphatase, with protein MKVVTFITSNQHKADALARVLGLPLTHQVVDLMEIQSTSLEEIVEHKVRQAYVVAKCPVLVEDVALEFTALGGLPGPFIKFFVEAPNGLENLCRILDSFDDRSAVAACVFGYCDGQRIKLFRAELHGAISEHPIGDGGFGWDKIFCPDGYEGKTRAELTPDEDAGTFKPIAAVRQFLTTLE; from the coding sequence ATGAAGGTAGTTACGTTTATCACTAGCAATCAACACAAAGCAGATGCTCTAGCGCGTGTGCTGGGCTTGCCACTAACGCACCAGGTAGTTGATTTAATGGAGATTCAATCAACGAGCTTGGAAGAGATTGTTGAGCATAAGGTTCGCCAGGCGTATGTGGTCGCCAAATGTCCGGTTCTGGTCGAGGATGTGGCGCTTGAGTTTACAGCGCTCGGTGGACTGCCGGGTCCGTTTATCAAGTTTTTTGTCGAGGCGCCGAACGGCTTAGAGAATCTCTGTCGGATACTCGATAGCTTTGACGACCGATCGGCAGTAGCGGCATGTGTGTTTGGCTACTGCGACGGCCAGCGGATCAAGTTATTTCGCGCTGAACTTCATGGCGCCATCTCTGAGCATCCCATAGGCGATGGCGGCTTTGGCTGGGATAAAATATTTTGCCCGGATGGCTACGAGGGTAAAACTCGTGCCGAATTAACGCCAGATGAGGACGCTGGCACTTTCAAACCAATTGCTGCTGTCCGTCAATTTCTCACCACACTTGAATAA
- a CDS encoding DUF1653 domain-containing protein, protein MGVSKGTYRHGKSGKLYEVIGLALETETAELLVIYRPLYENEYELFARPASMFTETIVLDGKSVPRFQKITSKTRV, encoded by the coding sequence ATGGGGGTCAGCAAGGGTACGTACAGGCATGGCAAATCAGGCAAGCTATACGAGGTAATCGGCCTAGCCTTAGAAACTGAGACAGCAGAACTCCTGGTGATTTACCGACCTCTCTATGAAAATGAATATGAACTATTTGCCCGCCCTGCCAGTATGTTTACGGAAACAATAGTACTGGACGGGAAATCTGTGCCACGATTTCAGAAAATCACCTCCAAAACTCGGGTGTGA
- the ligA gene encoding NAD-dependent DNA ligase LigA, which translates to MTARQLDRQAAEQRIVKLRDLINDYRYHYHVLDESIMSEAAADSLKHELSQLEEQFPELITPDSPTQRVAGKALSKFTKVQHQTRMISLQDVFDRAEVAAWIERMHKVRSDITEEFLCDIKMDGLACALIYEDGVLTRAVTRGDGLVGEDVTMNVRTIQNVPLTLRANQRFAHFLRGRTEIRGEIVMHKADFAALNQRRRAAGQPEFANPRNLAAGTIRQLDPKLVAERPLNFVGYDIIRDNLEDTPTIAFGYQMMNELGITTSRQTQIVYGLDEVMSYVDHLDEVRQSLQFNTDGAVIKLNDRRQFAELGIVGKTPRAAVAYKFAAEEATTIVRDIVISIGRTGAATPVAVFDPVVVAGTTVQHASLHNADEIARLDVRRGDTVVIFKAGDIIPQVESVLKELRPADSKPIDYSAELSRQYPELEFIRPAGEAVYRVKGLSGPLILKRSLAHFASKGALDIDTLGEKNVEALVEAGLVNDLADIYRLTKDDLLQLERFAEISAQKLIDAIAAKKQPALERFLFGLGIRHVGAQTAIDLTNHFESVEKLSQATIDELREVDGVGEIVAESIVAWFADEDNVMLLKKFADLGVAPQFSQKSDRLAGQSFVITGTLQSMGRDVAAEKIRDLGGTFQTAVAKDTTYLVAGGKVGASKLKKAEQYGTKIIDEQTLLEIIQ; encoded by the coding sequence ATGACAGCGCGCCAGCTTGACCGGCAGGCGGCCGAGCAACGAATTGTCAAACTGCGAGATCTGATCAATGATTATCGCTATCATTATCATGTGCTTGACGAATCGATCATGAGCGAGGCGGCGGCTGATAGCCTGAAACATGAACTGTCGCAGCTGGAAGAGCAATTTCCGGAACTTATCACGCCAGACAGCCCAACCCAGCGGGTGGCAGGAAAAGCGCTCAGTAAATTTACCAAGGTTCAGCACCAGACGCGGATGATTTCACTGCAGGATGTGTTTGACAGGGCGGAAGTTGCGGCGTGGATAGAGCGTATGCACAAAGTGCGTAGTGATATCACTGAAGAATTTTTGTGTGATATCAAAATGGACGGCTTGGCGTGTGCGCTGATTTATGAGGACGGTGTGCTGACACGGGCCGTGACGCGGGGCGACGGACTAGTTGGTGAAGATGTGACCATGAATGTGCGGACGATTCAGAATGTGCCGCTGACACTACGCGCCAATCAACGATTTGCTCATTTTTTGCGTGGTCGAACGGAAATTCGTGGTGAAATTGTGATGCACAAGGCTGACTTTGCAGCATTAAACCAGCGTCGGCGAGCGGCCGGTCAGCCAGAATTTGCTAATCCGCGTAACTTGGCGGCGGGGACGATTCGCCAGCTTGATCCAAAACTGGTGGCAGAGCGTCCGCTCAATTTTGTTGGCTATGACATTATTCGCGACAACCTTGAGGACACGCCGACGATTGCCTTTGGCTATCAAATGATGAACGAGCTGGGTATCACCACTAGTCGGCAGACACAAATTGTCTATGGCTTGGATGAAGTGATGAGCTATGTTGATCATCTGGATGAAGTGCGTCAGTCACTGCAGTTTAACACCGACGGAGCGGTCATCAAGCTCAACGACCGGCGACAGTTTGCCGAGCTCGGCATCGTTGGCAAGACACCGCGAGCGGCAGTGGCGTATAAATTTGCCGCCGAAGAAGCTACGACCATCGTCCGTGATATCGTTATCTCCATCGGTCGAACCGGTGCGGCCACGCCAGTAGCGGTGTTTGACCCCGTGGTGGTGGCAGGTACGACGGTGCAGCACGCTAGCCTACATAACGCCGACGAAATTGCTCGGCTGGATGTGCGCCGCGGCGATACGGTGGTGATTTTCAAGGCGGGCGATATCATCCCGCAGGTTGAGAGTGTTTTGAAAGAATTGCGGCCGGCAGATTCTAAGCCAATTGATTATTCGGCAGAACTGTCGCGCCAATATCCGGAGCTAGAATTTATACGGCCAGCAGGCGAGGCGGTGTACCGCGTTAAAGGTTTGAGCGGCCCGCTGATTTTGAAGCGGTCCCTAGCGCACTTTGCCTCCAAAGGTGCGCTGGACATTGATACGCTGGGCGAGAAAAATGTCGAGGCGCTGGTCGAGGCTGGGCTAGTTAACGATTTGGCGGATATTTACCGGTTGACGAAAGATGATTTGCTGCAGCTGGAGCGCTTTGCTGAGATTTCTGCGCAAAAGCTCATTGATGCCATTGCTGCTAAGAAACAGCCAGCCTTGGAGCGGTTTTTATTTGGTCTCGGTATTCGGCATGTTGGCGCGCAGACAGCGATTGATCTCACAAATCACTTTGAAAGTGTTGAGAAGCTCAGCCAAGCGACTATTGATGAGCTACGCGAAGTAGACGGAGTGGGCGAAATTGTCGCCGAGTCGATCGTGGCGTGGTTTGCTGATGAAGATAACGTGATGCTGCTCAAAAAATTTGCTGACTTGGGCGTGGCGCCACAGTTTAGCCAAAAATCCGACCGTCTGGCTGGCCAAAGTTTTGTCATCACCGGCACCCTGCAGTCGATGGGCCGCGACGTTGCTGCTGAAAAAATCCGTGATCTTGGTGGCACCTTCCAAACTGCTGTTGCAAAAGATACAACATATTTGGTAGCCGGCGGTAAAGTTGGCGCCAGTAAATTGAAAAAAGCCGAACAATACGGCACCAAAATTATTGATGAACAAACATTGTTAGAGATTATACAATAA
- a CDS encoding protease codes for MYSAISHNKRNTVLIMAVFVAIIGVIGVLVGMYLRNYSLSLIIVGCALLYAWLQYYIAGKLAMAMSGAQQIEKKDAPELWRVVENLAIASGMPMPKVYIIDDPAPNAFATGRDPKHAIVGATTGLLEVMDKRELEAVMAHEMSHVRNYDIRVSMIAFGLVSAIGLLADIALRMMIYGDDDDGDTSPIVYVVGIIVVILAPILATITQLAVSRQREYLADASGALLTRDSEGLAMALEKLQSYGRPMRKQSTSTANLFMNNPLRPGFFSKLFSTHPPLEDRIARLRSNATKM; via the coding sequence ATGTATAGTGCAATTTCTCATAATAAGCGAAACACCGTGCTGATCATGGCAGTGTTTGTGGCGATTATCGGCGTAATCGGTGTACTGGTCGGTATGTATCTACGGAACTATTCATTGTCGTTGATCATTGTCGGTTGTGCGCTGCTTTATGCGTGGTTACAATATTATATCGCTGGTAAATTGGCCATGGCGATGAGCGGTGCGCAGCAGATTGAAAAGAAGGATGCGCCGGAGCTGTGGCGAGTAGTAGAAAACCTCGCGATTGCTTCCGGCATGCCGATGCCAAAAGTCTATATCATTGACGACCCGGCACCAAATGCCTTTGCAACCGGCCGCGATCCAAAGCACGCTATCGTCGGTGCGACTACTGGGCTGCTAGAAGTTATGGACAAGCGCGAACTCGAGGCGGTGATGGCGCACGAGATGAGCCATGTGCGTAATTACGATATTCGCGTTAGTATGATTGCCTTTGGGTTGGTGAGTGCCATTGGGTTGCTTGCTGATATCGCACTCCGGATGATGATATATGGCGATGATGATGACGGGGATACCAGCCCGATTGTCTACGTCGTGGGTATTATAGTAGTAATCTTGGCACCGATTTTAGCAACGATTACGCAACTGGCAGTCAGCCGCCAGCGCGAGTATCTTGCGGACGCTTCGGGTGCATTATTGACTCGCGACTCGGAGGGGCTGGCGATGGCACTGGAGAAGTTACAAAGTTATGGTCGGCCAATGCGCAAGCAGAGCACCTCAACAGCGAACTTGTTTATGAATAATCCGCTGCGTCCTGGCTTTTTCTCAAAGTTATTTAGCACCCATCCGCCACTAGAAGATCGAATCGCACGCCTGCGAAGTAATGCAACGAAGATGTAA
- a CDS encoding LemA family protein, whose product MDAVIITLIIVGVVIVLIVAFLIGTYNGLVTLRNRVEEAWSDITVQLKRRTDLIPNLVNSVKGYATHEKEVFEKVTEARSAIMGAKGVADTAQAENMLEGALKSLFAVAEAYPELKANENFLQLQQELVDTEDKIQASRRFYNGGVRDLNTRIQRFPANMVAGMFGFQAKEFFEVADRASVENPVEVKF is encoded by the coding sequence ATGGATGCAGTAATAATAACCTTAATTATCGTTGGTGTCGTTATCGTTCTGATCGTGGCGTTTTTGATCGGTACGTACAACGGACTGGTGACGCTGCGTAACCGCGTCGAGGAAGCATGGAGTGATATCACTGTCCAGCTCAAACGCCGGACTGACTTGATTCCAAACCTGGTTAACTCAGTCAAGGGCTACGCTACGCACGAGAAAGAAGTGTTTGAGAAAGTCACTGAAGCGCGATCGGCCATTATGGGTGCCAAGGGCGTGGCTGATACGGCTCAGGCGGAGAATATGTTAGAGGGCGCCCTAAAGAGCCTGTTCGCTGTCGCTGAGGCATATCCAGAACTAAAGGCTAATGAGAATTTCTTGCAGCTACAGCAAGAACTGGTTGACACTGAGGATAAGATTCAGGCATCGCGTCGCTTTTATAATGGCGGCGTTCGCGATCTGAACACAAGGATTCAAAGGTTCCCGGCTAACATGGTTGCCGGCATGTTCGGCTTCCAGGCCAAGGAGTTCTTTGAGGTTGCTGATCGAGCAAGTGTTGAGAATCCAGTCGAGGTGAAATTCTAA
- a CDS encoding AbrB/MazE/SpoVT family DNA-binding domain-containing protein, with amino-acid sequence MTKPKSRHAWTVKVGERGQIVIPKEARDIFNIKPGDTLIMLGDKQQGIAIPTKNKVIDTITAVLNDTEMKS; translated from the coding sequence ATGACAAAACCAAAGAGTAGACATGCTTGGACAGTCAAGGTTGGCGAACGCGGGCAAATTGTGATACCCAAAGAGGCACGAGATATTTTTAATATCAAGCCTGGCGATACACTTATCATGCTCGGCGACAAGCAGCAAGGGATTGCTATTCCGACTAAGAATAAAGTCATTGATACAATCACCGCCGTGCTCAATGATACGGAGATGAAATCATGA
- a CDS encoding ABC transporter ATP-binding protein — MNAITATNLTKRYGDFVAVDSLNLSIEKGELFSLLGVNGAGKTTLIKMLSCLSQPTQGDAILLGNSITEKPQAVKQMINVSPQETAVAGNLSVRENLELIAGLYGQSAHNASESASRMASQFKLETVEHKKAKHLSGGMQRRLSIAMALISNPKILFIDEPTLGLDIFSRRELWEAIQLLKGTVTTLLTTHYLEEIEALSDRVGVMARGKLVAIGTVAELQKQTNTRTLEDAFVALVGDIR; from the coding sequence ATGAATGCAATCACTGCGACCAACTTAACAAAACGCTACGGTGACTTTGTCGCAGTCGACAGCCTTAATCTATCAATTGAAAAGGGTGAGTTATTTTCACTACTTGGTGTCAATGGTGCGGGTAAGACGACATTGATTAAAATGTTATCTTGCTTAAGCCAACCAACACAAGGTGATGCTATTTTACTCGGCAATAGTATTACCGAAAAACCTCAGGCAGTCAAACAGATGATCAACGTTTCACCGCAAGAAACTGCTGTAGCTGGTAATTTATCAGTCCGCGAGAATCTCGAACTGATCGCTGGACTCTACGGACAATCTGCTCATAACGCCAGTGAGAGCGCCTCGCGTATGGCAAGCCAATTCAAGCTCGAAACTGTCGAACATAAAAAAGCTAAGCATTTGTCTGGCGGCATGCAGCGACGCCTGTCGATCGCCATGGCACTCATCTCAAATCCAAAAATATTATTCATTGACGAACCAACGCTAGGTCTTGATATTTTTTCGCGCCGTGAGTTATGGGAGGCGATCCAGTTGCTCAAAGGTACAGTGACGACGCTGCTCACAACTCACTATCTCGAGGAAATTGAAGCATTGTCTGATCGTGTCGGCGTTATGGCGCGCGGCAAGCTCGTGGCAATCGGTACAGTAGCAGAACTGCAAAAACAAACTAATACACGCACCCTTGAGGATGCGTTTGTCGCACTTGTAGGAGATATTCGATGA
- a CDS encoding ABC transporter permease, which yields MRALLFAKRCTKEVVRDPINLFFGLVFPLVLLGLLSIIDASIPAEANNTMFAIRNLAPGIAMFGTAFLALFSGMLLAKDRTSSFLMRLFTSPMTARDFIIGYTIPMIIIATMQAVITLVIACCIGLDFSVHIIGAIVITTVTSLLFVGCGLFFGSLINERAVGGICGALLTNVAGWLSGVFVPVDLIGGGFKMVAEALPFYHSVAAIKGSIEGNWQVITPHLLIVLCYTTVIFTLAIYIFRRKMTGRNT from the coding sequence ATGAGAGCTTTACTATTTGCTAAACGCTGTACAAAAGAAGTTGTACGCGATCCGATCAATCTATTCTTTGGATTAGTCTTTCCACTCGTTTTGCTTGGACTGCTCTCTATTATAGATGCCAGCATTCCCGCCGAAGCCAATAACACTATGTTTGCCATCAGAAATTTGGCACCAGGTATCGCAATGTTCGGTACGGCATTCCTAGCACTATTCTCAGGTATGCTCCTAGCAAAAGACCGAACTTCATCATTCCTGATGCGTCTGTTTACCTCGCCTATGACAGCCCGAGATTTTATCATTGGATACACAATTCCGATGATTATCATTGCTACCATGCAGGCAGTGATTACCCTCGTTATCGCCTGCTGTATCGGGCTCGACTTTTCAGTGCATATTATTGGGGCAATCGTTATTACAACGGTAACGTCGCTTCTATTTGTTGGATGTGGGTTATTCTTCGGCAGTCTCATTAACGAGCGAGCAGTTGGCGGTATATGTGGCGCCCTGCTCACCAATGTCGCTGGCTGGCTGTCGGGCGTATTTGTCCCGGTTGATCTCATCGGCGGTGGCTTTAAAATGGTTGCGGAAGCACTGCCATTTTACCACAGTGTTGCCGCCATTAAAGGCAGCATTGAGGGGAATTGGCAAGTCATCACACCACATCTACTGATTGTTTTGTGTTATACCACCGTTATCTTTACACTCGCCATCTATATCTTTCGGCGAAAGATGACCGGACGAAACACCTAA